The sequence TTGGCAAAGGAGGCGCTGGAAAGAAAAATCATATCAACTTGCCGGAATATATCCTTCTCCGCGAGATAGCAGAAAACGCAATAGGTGCAGATACAAACACTGAATTGGCCGATATCCGGGAGTTTCTTTCAATCTCCAAAGCTGCGGTTTCTCAAATGCTTGCCTCATTAGAGAAGAAAGGTTATATCACGCGCGAGGTAAACCCTGAGAACCGAAAATATCTTATTGTAACCCTAACCCCACAAGGCAGAAAGATTCTCCAGGATATAGATAAGGTATATACCTGTCGTCTTCAGCAGATTATAAAAGTTATGGGAGAGCA comes from Acetivibrio thermocellus ATCC 27405 and encodes:
- a CDS encoding MarR family winged helix-turn-helix transcriptional regulator, whose amino-acid sequence is MADTLGRDFLRALFKLKSLLGSEFGKGGAGKKNHINLPEYILLREIAENAIGADTNTELADIREFLSISKAAVSQMLASLEKKGYITREVNPENRKYLIVTLTPQGRKILQDIDKVYTCRLQQIIKVMGEQNIKYMIRLINLLNAAVNILNNNMEGE